From the genome of bacterium:
ATACAGCAGCATGGTATCATCGGCAAGCAAGGGTGCGGTATTATCAATGGAGAGGGAGCTATTATGAGCAGTACAACATTGACAAAAGAAGTGTACAAAACTGCTTTAAAAGAAAACAGGGAAAAAATTGTAATGAACAGAGAAGATGTCACTTTGATGACAGGTGCGGAAATTTTAATCTGTTCTCTGATCAATGAAGGTGTTGATACAGTATTCGGGTATCCCGGAGGAAGCGTTATTCCCATTTATGATGTTTTGTATGACACTAAAGAGATTAAGCATGTTCTTGTCAGGCATGAACAGGGCGGGACTCATGCAGCAGACGGATATGCGCGTGCAACAGGGAAGACAGGAGTGGTAATAGTAACGTCAGGCCCGGGTGCATCCAATACTGTTACAGGTATTGCCACTGCATTTATGGACAGTATCCCGATTGTTGTTTTTGCCGGGCAGGTTGCATCGCCTTATATCGGCAAGGAATCTTTTCAGGAAGCTGATGTAGTTGGTATTACAAGATCAATAACAAAACATAATTTCCAGGTAAAGGATGTTAAAAACCTCGCTGATACTGTCAGAAAGGCATTTTATATAGCACGGACAGGCAGGCCCGGGCCTGTTGTTGTAGAACTGCCTGTTGATGTGATGAAATCACAGGCAGTATTCAACAGCACAACAGATGAGGTCGTTATAAGAGGATATAACCCTTCATTTGAAGCAAGCATGGATGATATCTATGCAGCAGCGGAAATTATTTCCAATAGTAAAAAACCTGTAATATATGCAGGAGGCGGTATTATCAGCTCGGGCTGTACAGAGGAATTTATAAAATTTGCCGAAAAAATAGATGCTCCGGTAACAACAACCCTTCTCGGCCTGGGTTCTTTTCCGGAAGATCACCCTCTTTCTCTCGGAATGCTTGGTATGCACGGTACATGGTATGCGAACATGGCAATAACAAATGCTGATGCACTGATTGCAATAGGAGCCAGATTTGACGACAGAGTAACAGGCCTTGTATCGGAATTTGCGCCCAATGCGAAAATAGTTCATATAGATATTGACCCCTCCTGTATTGACAGGAACGTGCAGTCCCATGTGTCAGTAATCGGAGATGCAGGAAAAATTATTCGTAAGCTCCGCCCCATTGTAGACAGGAAAGACAGGTCTGCAGATGGATGGATAAAACAGATAGAAAAGTGGAAAACGGAACATCCTGTTCCTGAAGGCCGTAATTCGGAAGATGCTTTGTCAGCTCAGAGAGTCATAAAGATAATGTCAGAGATCGCAGGGAAAAACGCAATCATCACAACTGATGTAGGGCAGAACCAGATGTGGACAGCTTTGAACTACGGCTTCAAAGAACCCCGCACTTTTATTACATCAGGGGGCCTTGGAACAATGGGATTCGGGCTTCCTGCATCAATCGGCGCTGCAATAGGATCTCCTGACAGAAAAGTTATTGCTGTAATAGGAGACGGCGGATTTCAGATGACTGCAAACGAACTTGCAACAGCAGTGCATTACAAAGTTCCTGTTAAAATAGTTCTGCTCAACAATGGCTATCTTGGTATGGTCCGACAGTGGCAGCAGCTTTTTTATCAGAAAAGGTATGCAAGTACCGAAATAGGAACCAGTAACCCCGATTTTATCAAGCTGTCAAAGAGTTATGGCGCAAAGGCTGAAAGAGTTACAAAGGAGAAGCAGTTCGAAGCGGCATTTAAACGTGCAATGGCTGAGGATGAGCTTCCTGTTGTAATTGAAGTAATAATAAACAGAGAAGAAAATGTTTTCCCAATGGTGCCGAGCGGTGCACCTATAAAAGCTATGATAGAGGAGGAGTAATCATGAATCATGTTTTTTCAATTATTGCAGAAGAATCCCCTGACATTCTTGCAAGAATTACAAATCATATTGCAGGCAAAGGATTTGAGCTTGAAAGCATAGCTGTAGGCCCGGCAGAGGAGGAGGGGCTTTCAAGGATTACTCTCGTGTCAAGAGGAGATAACAGGGAGATGAAGCAATTACAGAACATTCTTGAGAAGATAATCAATGTAATTTCCGTTGCATGGCTCACAGGTTCAACATTTGTTTCGAGACAGCTTGCAATCTTAAAAATACGTATTTTTTCGGAAGATTACAGCAATGTATCGGAAATAGTTAATTCATTCGGCGGCAGGATAATTAACAGAGGAAAAGATTCTCTTGTTGTTGAGTTAATCGGTGAAGGTGAAGGAATAAAATCAATGTTCCGTACTTTAAGTTCGTACGGTATGGTTGAAATTGCACAGAGCGGTCTTGTAGCTATTTAAATTCAATGTAAAGGAATAAAAAGAATGAAAATTTATTACAAAAAGGATGTCAGCACCAAAATTATTGAAAATAAAAAAATTGCAGTTCTTGGATTCGGAAGCCAGGGCCATGCACACGCATTAAACCTCAAAGACAGCGGCCTGGATGTTATTGTCGGGCTGTATGAAGGCAGTAAGTCGTGGAAAAAGGCAGAGGAGTCGGGCCTTAAAGTTATGACTGTTGAGGATGCGGCAAAAGAGGCTGATATCATCATGTTTCTAATTCCGGATCAGACGCAGGCGGAGATTTATGATAAGTTTGTAAAGCCGAATCTGACAGCCGGAAAATCAATTGCATTTGCTCACGGTTTCAATATTCATTACGGGCAGATTGTGCCTCCTGATGACGTGGATGTATGGATGGTAGCGCCGAAAAGTCCCGGGCATCTTGCAAGAAGAGTATTTGAACAGGGCGGAGGCGTTCCATGTCTTATTGCTGTTTACCAGGACAGTACAGGCAATGCAGAGAAGACAGCCCTTGCATACAGCGATGGAATCGGAGGAACACGTGCAGGAGTAATTGAAACAACTTTTGAAGAAGAGACGGAAACAGATCTTTTCGGAGAACAGGCAGTGCTCTGCGGCGGAGTATCGGAACTTGTTACATCAGGATTTGAAACACTTGTTGATGCAGGCTACCAGCCTGAAATTGCCTATTTTGAATGCATGCACGAACTAAAACTGATAGTTGATCTCTTTTATGAATCCGGGCTTTCGGGGATGTACTATTCGGTTTCGGATACTGCCGAATATGGTGGTTTGAC
Proteins encoded in this window:
- the ilvB gene encoding biosynthetic-type acetolactate synthase large subunit — its product is MTGAEILICSLINEGVDTVFGYPGGSVIPIYDVLYDTKEIKHVLVRHEQGGTHAADGYARATGKTGVVIVTSGPGASNTVTGIATAFMDSIPIVVFAGQVASPYIGKESFQEADVVGITRSITKHNFQVKDVKNLADTVRKAFYIARTGRPGPVVVELPVDVMKSQAVFNSTTDEVVIRGYNPSFEASMDDIYAAAEIISNSKKPVIYAGGGIISSGCTEEFIKFAEKIDAPVTTTLLGLGSFPEDHPLSLGMLGMHGTWYANMAITNADALIAIGARFDDRVTGLVSEFAPNAKIVHIDIDPSCIDRNVQSHVSVIGDAGKIIRKLRPIVDRKDRSADGWIKQIEKWKTEHPVPEGRNSEDALSAQRVIKIMSEIAGKNAIITTDVGQNQMWTALNYGFKEPRTFITSGGLGTMGFGLPASIGAAIGSPDRKVIAVIGDGGFQMTANELATAVHYKVPVKIVLLNNGYLGMVRQWQQLFYQKRYASTEIGTSNPDFIKLSKSYGAKAERVTKEKQFEAAFKRAMAEDELPVVIEVIINREENVFPMVPSGAPIKAMIEEE
- the ilvN gene encoding acetolactate synthase small subunit; this translates as MNHVFSIIAEESPDILARITNHIAGKGFELESIAVGPAEEEGLSRITLVSRGDNREMKQLQNILEKIINVISVAWLTGSTFVSRQLAILKIRIFSEDYSNVSEIVNSFGGRIINRGKDSLVVELIGEGEGIKSMFRTLSSYGMVEIAQSGLVAI
- the ilvC gene encoding ketol-acid reductoisomerase codes for the protein MKIYYKKDVSTKIIENKKIAVLGFGSQGHAHALNLKDSGLDVIVGLYEGSKSWKKAEESGLKVMTVEDAAKEADIIMFLIPDQTQAEIYDKFVKPNLTAGKSIAFAHGFNIHYGQIVPPDDVDVWMVAPKSPGHLARRVFEQGGGVPCLIAVYQDSTGNAEKTALAYSDGIGGTRAGVIETTFEEETETDLFGEQAVLCGGVSELVTSGFETLVDAGYQPEIAYFECMHELKLIVDLFYESGLSGMYYSVSDTAEYGGLTRGRRVISEDSRHAMKEILSDIQSGKFAQEWILENRAKRPVLKSMRKKLSSHKIEEVGRKLRGMMQWVQKSKLN